From Anaerohalosphaera lusitana, one genomic window encodes:
- the polA gene encoding DNA polymerase I, translated as MGNEKARNIYIIDGHAHIYAAYYAPMAPLTSPAGEPTKATYVFTQMLLGLIDRKKPDMVVVAMDSKVPSFRTDIYPEYKAHRPPMPEDMPAQIERIEEILEAMHVPMLRVDSYEADDLIGTLAKKAAAEGIESYICSKDKDFLQLLDEHVNTYDVKKDKATTVEGLMEDTGLTPAQFLDVLALQGDTADNVPGVPDVGPKTALGWIQKYGSLDELTAKAEEIKGKRGESLRKSRDAVKLSKRLVTIDCDAPVELDLEAFRVTEFDRERLRELFSELGFSRLLKQLDMEAKEVAAKPKVKRAAQGMLFEMGEEKAEEAAATVEKDYTLVDTTAKLKDFAKELGRQKVFAVDTETTALAPMEAELVGLSFSWKADEGYYLPVKGPKGSKVLDAADVREAIGGIIADEKVRKVGQNFKYDLIVLENAGFEVRGLYFDTMIASYCLNSARRHGMDSLAEECLGYKTQPISELIGKGKSQITFDKVDVERACYYAAEDADVTWQLYKCFGPQLESEPTLKELFEKVEMPLVAVLARMEMNGVTLDTTMLKEMDDEMSRTLGELTEKIHERAGEVFNIDSPKQLGEVLFDRLGLESVKSGKAGRSTDASVLEQLAEEHPIVPLILEYRQLVKLKNTYVAKLGDLVHPRTNRLHASFNQTVTATGRLSSSDPNLQNIPIRTELGRKIRNAFVPEKEGDVIMSADYSQVELRLLAHFSGDAELRRAFETDQDIHRFVAGQVYGVEPEEVTSDMRAKAKGVNFGIIYGQGPFALAKSLEISVGEAKKFIDDYYSRYASIREFMDGEIAKAKKCGYAETILHRRRAIEGLSSRNHNVRSQAERMAINTVIQGSAADLIKLAMIRIQERIEREGLPIMMLIQVHDELVFEMPGEGAEENAEWIRREMETAIELDVPLKVEPAIGPSWLTEK; from the coding sequence ATGGGAAATGAAAAAGCCAGGAATATATACATAATTGACGGGCATGCGCATATTTATGCGGCTTATTATGCGCCGATGGCTCCTTTGACGAGTCCGGCGGGTGAGCCGACTAAGGCTACGTATGTGTTTACGCAGATGCTGCTGGGACTGATCGACCGGAAGAAGCCGGACATGGTGGTGGTGGCGATGGATTCGAAGGTGCCGAGTTTTCGAACGGATATTTATCCGGAGTACAAGGCGCATCGGCCTCCGATGCCGGAGGATATGCCTGCGCAGATAGAGAGGATCGAGGAGATACTGGAGGCGATGCATGTGCCGATGCTGCGGGTGGACAGCTATGAGGCGGATGACCTGATCGGGACGCTTGCGAAGAAGGCGGCTGCGGAGGGGATCGAGAGCTATATCTGCTCGAAGGACAAGGACTTTCTGCAGTTGCTTGATGAGCATGTCAATACGTATGACGTGAAGAAGGACAAGGCGACGACGGTTGAGGGGCTGATGGAAGATACGGGGCTGACGCCTGCGCAGTTTCTGGATGTGCTGGCGCTTCAGGGGGATACGGCGGACAATGTGCCGGGTGTGCCGGACGTGGGGCCTAAGACGGCGCTGGGGTGGATACAAAAGTACGGGTCGCTGGATGAGCTGACCGCGAAGGCGGAGGAGATAAAGGGCAAGCGAGGGGAGAGTCTGCGGAAGTCGCGGGATGCGGTGAAGCTGAGCAAGCGGCTGGTAACGATAGACTGCGATGCGCCGGTGGAGCTGGATCTGGAAGCGTTCAGGGTGACGGAGTTCGACAGGGAGAGGCTGCGGGAGCTGTTCAGCGAGCTGGGGTTTTCGCGATTGCTCAAGCAGCTCGATATGGAGGCGAAGGAGGTCGCGGCCAAGCCGAAGGTGAAGCGGGCGGCCCAGGGGATGCTGTTCGAGATGGGCGAGGAGAAGGCGGAAGAGGCGGCTGCGACGGTGGAGAAGGACTATACGCTGGTGGATACGACAGCGAAGCTGAAGGATTTTGCGAAGGAGCTGGGGAGGCAGAAGGTGTTCGCGGTGGATACTGAGACGACCGCACTTGCGCCGATGGAGGCGGAGCTGGTGGGGCTGAGCTTTTCGTGGAAGGCGGACGAGGGGTATTATCTGCCGGTGAAGGGGCCGAAGGGTTCGAAGGTGCTGGATGCGGCGGATGTGCGTGAGGCGATCGGGGGGATCATCGCGGATGAGAAGGTGCGTAAGGTGGGGCAGAATTTCAAGTATGACCTGATCGTGCTGGAGAACGCGGGGTTCGAGGTCCGGGGGCTGTATTTCGATACGATGATCGCGTCGTACTGTCTGAACTCGGCGAGGCGGCACGGGATGGATTCGCTGGCGGAGGAGTGCCTGGGGTATAAGACGCAGCCGATATCTGAGCTGATCGGCAAGGGAAAGAGCCAGATAACCTTTGATAAGGTGGATGTGGAGCGGGCGTGTTATTATGCGGCGGAGGATGCGGATGTTACGTGGCAGCTTTATAAGTGCTTTGGGCCGCAGCTAGAGAGCGAGCCGACGCTGAAGGAGCTGTTCGAGAAGGTGGAGATGCCGCTGGTGGCGGTGCTGGCGCGGATGGAGATGAACGGGGTAACGCTGGATACGACGATGCTCAAGGAGATGGACGATGAGATGAGCAGGACGCTGGGGGAGCTGACCGAGAAGATACATGAGCGGGCTGGCGAGGTGTTCAATATCGATTCGCCGAAGCAGCTTGGGGAGGTGCTGTTCGACAGGCTTGGGCTGGAGTCGGTGAAGTCGGGCAAGGCTGGGCGGTCGACGGATGCTTCGGTGCTGGAGCAGTTGGCGGAGGAGCATCCGATTGTGCCGTTGATACTGGAGTATCGACAATTGGTGAAGCTGAAGAATACGTACGTTGCGAAGCTGGGGGACCTGGTGCATCCGCGGACGAATCGGCTGCACGCATCGTTCAATCAGACGGTGACGGCTACGGGGAGGCTGAGCTCGTCGGACCCGAATTTGCAGAACATTCCGATACGGACGGAGCTGGGGCGAAAGATACGCAATGCGTTTGTGCCGGAGAAGGAAGGCGATGTGATCATGTCGGCGGACTATTCGCAGGTGGAGCTGCGGCTGCTGGCGCATTTTTCTGGCGATGCGGAACTGCGGCGGGCGTTCGAGACGGATCAGGATATACACAGGTTCGTAGCGGGGCAGGTGTACGGGGTGGAGCCTGAGGAAGTGACGAGCGATATGCGGGCGAAGGCGAAGGGTGTGAATTTCGGGATCATTTACGGTCAGGGGCCTTTTGCACTGGCGAAGTCGCTGGAGATATCCGTGGGCGAGGCGAAGAAGTTTATCGATGATTATTATTCGCGGTACGCTTCGATTCGCGAGTTCATGGATGGGGAGATAGCGAAGGCGAAAAAGTGCGGGTATGCCGAGACGATACTGCACAGGCGGCGGGCGATAGAGGGGCTTTCGTCGCGGAACCACAATGTGCGGTCGCAGGCGGAGCGGATGGCGATCAATACGGTGATACAGGGGTCGGCGGCGGACCTGATAAAGC
- a CDS encoding PEP-CTERM sorting domain-containing protein produces the protein MTFEKFLTGIITITILTSCAHAGVWDTFDVPGAEGTRLAGIDGETILGHYLDSTGDWNNFLFDGDSYTTFAAPGATSTIARGIDNGRIVGNFQDGAGSGHGFIYDESGWTTLDAPGATSTEARGIDGENIVGTYWDSEGAHGFIFDGTNWTTLDMAGSTYTHLYDISGDNIIGNSEHDTYVYDGNQWSVLDGPDSPYGLNARGIDGDRIVGSLGYAGFFFDGKDWLELQVPGADPGLEWANDIEGDTIVGSYYDNGIKHGFIYTIPEPATFGLVGLGGLLLARRRRG, from the coding sequence GCGTATGGGACACATTCGATGTCCCGGGGGCAGAGGGCACAAGGTTGGCAGGCATAGACGGCGAAACCATTCTTGGGCATTATCTCGACTCAACGGGCGACTGGAACAACTTTCTTTTTGATGGAGACAGCTATACGACTTTTGCAGCACCGGGTGCTACAAGCACAATAGCACGTGGTATCGATAACGGAAGAATAGTTGGAAATTTCCAGGACGGGGCCGGCTCCGGCCACGGGTTTATTTACGATGAATCTGGATGGACAACATTGGATGCACCGGGTGCTACATCCACCGAAGCTAGGGGCATTGATGGAGAAAACATAGTAGGAACATATTGGGACAGTGAAGGCGCACATGGTTTCATCTTTGATGGAACAAACTGGACTACTCTGGACATGGCCGGTTCGACTTACACGCACTTATACGACATCAGCGGGGACAATATCATTGGCAACTCTGAGCACGATACATATGTATATGATGGAAATCAATGGAGCGTTTTAGATGGGCCAGATTCTCCTTATGGACTAAATGCCCGCGGCATTGACGGCGACCGGATTGTAGGAAGCTTAGGATATGCCGGTTTTTTCTTTGATGGCAAAGACTGGCTAGAGCTTCAAGTGCCTGGAGCGGACCCCGGGTTAGAATGGGCAAATGATATCGAAGGTGATACAATCGTTGGAAGTTACTACGATAATGGCATAAAGCATGGGTTTATTTACACCATACCTGAGCCAGCGACGTTTGGGCTGGTCGGACTTGGCGGGCTTTTGCTGGCGAGGCGGAGGCGGGGGTAG